One part of the Vicia villosa cultivar HV-30 ecotype Madison, WI linkage group LG6, Vvil1.0, whole genome shotgun sequence genome encodes these proteins:
- the LOC131609992 gene encoding ABSCISIC ACID-INSENSITIVE 5-like protein 2 — MGSHGGAIQAPKAGPLAREGSLYNLTFDEVQNQLGNLGKPLGSMNLDELLKSLWTSEAAQASGLDSGATDAYMQQGQLASGSSMNPPALSGDLSKKTIDEVWRDMQQKKSSSQDRRTATLGEMTLEDFLMKAGVATTESFPTEDSAISGRVDSQQQQQQHNTSQHGHWMQFQIPPVQQQQPQQQHQHQHQNHQNNMMPGFASYMASHVVQQPVLDTGYNDAMVSISPSSLMATSSDTQTQGRKRVASGVVVEKTVERRQKRMIKNRESAARSRARKQAYTQELEIKVSHLEEENERLKRLHEMERVLPSMPPPDPKHQLRRTSSAPF, encoded by the exons ATGGGATCTCATGGTGGAGCAATCCAAGCGCCAAAGGCAGGACCTTTGGCTAGAGAAGGATCTTTGTACAATCTCACATTTGATGAGGTGCAAAATCAGCTTGGAAATTTAGGGAAACCCTTAGGAAGCATGAATCTAGATGAGTTACTCAAGAGTTTGTGGACATCTGAAGCTGCTCAAGCTTCTGGATTGGATTCTGGTGCTACTGATGCTTACATGCAACAAGGTCAACTAGCTTCTGGGTCGTCTATGAATCCGCCGGCACTTTCCGGCGATCTTAGCAAGAAAACTATTGATGAGGTTTGGAGAGACATGCAACAAAAGAAGAGTAGTAGTCAGGATAGAAGAACAGCTACACTAGGCGAGATGACTTTGGAAGATTTCTTGATGAAAGCTGGTGTGGCTACTACTGAATCTTTTCCAACAGAGGATAGTGCTATTTCAGGAAGGGTTgattctcaacaacaacaacaacaacacaatacATCTCAACATGGTCATTGGATGCAGTTTCAAATCCCTCCAGTGCAACAACAGCAACCACAACAACAGCATCAGCATCAGCATCAAAATCATCAGAATAATATGATGCCTGGTTTTGCAAGCTATATGGCTAGTCATGTGGTTCAACAGCCTGTTTTGGATACAGGATACAATGATGCAATGGTGAGTATATCGCCGTCTTCTTTAATGGCCACTTCATCGGATACACAAACTCAAGGTAGGAAAAGGGTTGCCTCTGGTGTTGTGGTTGAGAAAACTGTGGAGAGGAGGCAGAAGAGGATGATTAAAAATAGGGAATCTGCCGCTCGGTCGCGGGCTAGAAAACAG GCTTACACACAAGAACTGGAGATCAAAGTTTCACAtttagaagaagaaaatgaaaggCTTAAAAGACTACAT GAGATGGAGAGAGTGTTGCCAAGTATGCCACCACCAGATCCTAAGCATCAGCTTCGCAGAACTAGCTCAGCTCCCTTTTGA
- the LOC131609993 gene encoding myb family transcription factor PHL7-like isoform X3, producing the protein MLHLLGEVGSNGCVGRRIFMTDLWMLLRNLVDQIVGATPKGVLRVMGVPGLTIYHVKSHLQKYRLAKYLPESPADGKDSKDEKRNSGDSISGADSSPGLQINDALRMQMEVQKRLHEQLEVQKQLQMRIEAQGKYLQKIIEEQQKLGSTLAASETPLPHDKQNHSVSEPSGSSDALAGTFPPHKKQRIDEGSKDGFTASQVTRKTTQKNDCNVGCLDPNLYEEDAGFGFDLETENDDDNESEQ; encoded by the exons ATGCTGCACCTGCTGGGGGAGGTGGGAAGCAACGGTTGCGTTGGACGTCGGATCTTCATGACCGATTTGTGGATGCTATTACGCAACTTGGTGGACCAGATAGTGG GAGCAACGCCaaaaggtgttcttagagtgatGGGGGTGCCTGGTCTGACCATTTATCATGTTAAAAGTCATTTACAG AAGTATCGTCTGGCGAAGTACTTGCCTGAATCACCAGCTGATGGTAAAG ATTCTAAGGATGAGAAAAGGAATTCTGGAGACAGCATTTCTGGCGCTGATTCTTCCCC GGGATTGCAAATCAATGACGCACTACGGATGCAGATGGAGGTTCAAAAACGTTTGCATGAACAACTTGAG GTTCAAAAGCAATTACAGATGAGAATTGAAGCTCAGGGTAAATACTTGCAGAAGATCATAGAGGAACAACAGAAATTAGGCAGCACCTTGGCAGCGTCAGAAACTCCATTGCCCCATGATAAGCAAAATCATTCTGTATCGGAGCCTTCTGGGTCCAGTGATGCCCTTGCAGGCACTTTTCCTCCACATAAAAAACAGAGAATTGATGAAGGTTCAAAGGATGGTTTCACTGCATCCCAAGTTACAAGAAAGACTACACAGAAGAATGATTGTAATGTTGGCTGTTTGGATCCGAActtgtatgaagaagatgctggtTTCGGATTTGATTTGGAAACAGAAAATGACGACGACAATGAGAGTGAGCAGTAA
- the LOC131609993 gene encoding myb family transcription factor PHL7-like isoform X2, which produces MFHAKKFPEVAMMPHKSQGGGEELVDVGVLSGSAVKNAAPAGGGGKQRLRWTSDLHDRFVDAITQLGGPDRATPKGVLRVMGVPGLTIYHVKSHLQKYRLAKYLPESPADDSKDEKRNSGDSISGADSSPGLQINDALRMQMEVQKRLHEQLEVQKQLQMRIEAQGKYLQKIIEEQQKLGSTLAASETPLPHDKQNHSVSEPSGSSDALAGTFPPHKKQRIDEGSKDGFTASQVTRKTTQKNDCNVGCLDPNLYEEDAGFGFDLETENDDDNESEQ; this is translated from the exons ATGTTTCATGCAAAGAAGTTTCCGGAGGTGGCTATGATGCCTCATAAATCTCAAGGGGGAGGAGAAGAACTTGTAGATGTTGGGGTTTTGAGTGGATCTGCTGTGAAAAATGCTGCACCTGCTGGGGGAGGTGGGAAGCAACGGTTGCGTTGGACGTCGGATCTTCATGACCGATTTGTGGATGCTATTACGCAACTTGGTGGACCAGATA GAGCAACGCCaaaaggtgttcttagagtgatGGGGGTGCCTGGTCTGACCATTTATCATGTTAAAAGTCATTTACAG AAGTATCGTCTGGCGAAGTACTTGCCTGAATCACCAGCTGATG ATTCTAAGGATGAGAAAAGGAATTCTGGAGACAGCATTTCTGGCGCTGATTCTTCCCC GGGATTGCAAATCAATGACGCACTACGGATGCAGATGGAGGTTCAAAAACGTTTGCATGAACAACTTGAG GTTCAAAAGCAATTACAGATGAGAATTGAAGCTCAGGGTAAATACTTGCAGAAGATCATAGAGGAACAACAGAAATTAGGCAGCACCTTGGCAGCGTCAGAAACTCCATTGCCCCATGATAAGCAAAATCATTCTGTATCGGAGCCTTCTGGGTCCAGTGATGCCCTTGCAGGCACTTTTCCTCCACATAAAAAACAGAGAATTGATGAAGGTTCAAAGGATGGTTTCACTGCATCCCAAGTTACAAGAAAGACTACACAGAAGAATGATTGTAATGTTGGCTGTTTGGATCCGAActtgtatgaagaagatgctggtTTCGGATTTGATTTGGAAACAGAAAATGACGACGACAATGAGAGTGAGCAGTAA
- the LOC131609993 gene encoding myb family transcription factor PHL7-like isoform X1, with translation MFHAKKFPEVAMMPHKSQGGGEELVDVGVLSGSAVKNAAPAGGGGKQRLRWTSDLHDRFVDAITQLGGPDRATPKGVLRVMGVPGLTIYHVKSHLQKYRLAKYLPESPADGKDSKDEKRNSGDSISGADSSPGLQINDALRMQMEVQKRLHEQLEVQKQLQMRIEAQGKYLQKIIEEQQKLGSTLAASETPLPHDKQNHSVSEPSGSSDALAGTFPPHKKQRIDEGSKDGFTASQVTRKTTQKNDCNVGCLDPNLYEEDAGFGFDLETENDDDNESEQ, from the exons ATGTTTCATGCAAAGAAGTTTCCGGAGGTGGCTATGATGCCTCATAAATCTCAAGGGGGAGGAGAAGAACTTGTAGATGTTGGGGTTTTGAGTGGATCTGCTGTGAAAAATGCTGCACCTGCTGGGGGAGGTGGGAAGCAACGGTTGCGTTGGACGTCGGATCTTCATGACCGATTTGTGGATGCTATTACGCAACTTGGTGGACCAGATA GAGCAACGCCaaaaggtgttcttagagtgatGGGGGTGCCTGGTCTGACCATTTATCATGTTAAAAGTCATTTACAG AAGTATCGTCTGGCGAAGTACTTGCCTGAATCACCAGCTGATGGTAAAG ATTCTAAGGATGAGAAAAGGAATTCTGGAGACAGCATTTCTGGCGCTGATTCTTCCCC GGGATTGCAAATCAATGACGCACTACGGATGCAGATGGAGGTTCAAAAACGTTTGCATGAACAACTTGAG GTTCAAAAGCAATTACAGATGAGAATTGAAGCTCAGGGTAAATACTTGCAGAAGATCATAGAGGAACAACAGAAATTAGGCAGCACCTTGGCAGCGTCAGAAACTCCATTGCCCCATGATAAGCAAAATCATTCTGTATCGGAGCCTTCTGGGTCCAGTGATGCCCTTGCAGGCACTTTTCCTCCACATAAAAAACAGAGAATTGATGAAGGTTCAAAGGATGGTTTCACTGCATCCCAAGTTACAAGAAAGACTACACAGAAGAATGATTGTAATGTTGGCTGTTTGGATCCGAActtgtatgaagaagatgctggtTTCGGATTTGATTTGGAAACAGAAAATGACGACGACAATGAGAGTGAGCAGTAA
- the LOC131609993 gene encoding myb family transcription factor PHL7-like isoform X4 — protein sequence MLHLLGEVGSNGCVGRRIFMTDLWMLLRNLVDQIVGATPKGVLRVMGVPGLTIYHVKSHLQKYRLAKYLPESPADDSKDEKRNSGDSISGADSSPGLQINDALRMQMEVQKRLHEQLEVQKQLQMRIEAQGKYLQKIIEEQQKLGSTLAASETPLPHDKQNHSVSEPSGSSDALAGTFPPHKKQRIDEGSKDGFTASQVTRKTTQKNDCNVGCLDPNLYEEDAGFGFDLETENDDDNESEQ from the exons ATGCTGCACCTGCTGGGGGAGGTGGGAAGCAACGGTTGCGTTGGACGTCGGATCTTCATGACCGATTTGTGGATGCTATTACGCAACTTGGTGGACCAGATAGTGG GAGCAACGCCaaaaggtgttcttagagtgatGGGGGTGCCTGGTCTGACCATTTATCATGTTAAAAGTCATTTACAG AAGTATCGTCTGGCGAAGTACTTGCCTGAATCACCAGCTGATG ATTCTAAGGATGAGAAAAGGAATTCTGGAGACAGCATTTCTGGCGCTGATTCTTCCCC GGGATTGCAAATCAATGACGCACTACGGATGCAGATGGAGGTTCAAAAACGTTTGCATGAACAACTTGAG GTTCAAAAGCAATTACAGATGAGAATTGAAGCTCAGGGTAAATACTTGCAGAAGATCATAGAGGAACAACAGAAATTAGGCAGCACCTTGGCAGCGTCAGAAACTCCATTGCCCCATGATAAGCAAAATCATTCTGTATCGGAGCCTTCTGGGTCCAGTGATGCCCTTGCAGGCACTTTTCCTCCACATAAAAAACAGAGAATTGATGAAGGTTCAAAGGATGGTTTCACTGCATCCCAAGTTACAAGAAAGACTACACAGAAGAATGATTGTAATGTTGGCTGTTTGGATCCGAActtgtatgaagaagatgctggtTTCGGATTTGATTTGGAAACAGAAAATGACGACGACAATGAGAGTGAGCAGTAA
- the LOC131609995 gene encoding translocase of chloroplast 34, translating into MASQQQTVREWSGINTFAPATQTKLLELLGQLKQEDVNSLTILVMGKGGVGKSSTVNSIIGERVVSISPFQSEGPRPVMVSRSRAGFTLNIIDTPGLIEGGYINDMALNIIKSFLLDKTIDVLLYVDRLDAYRVDNLDKLVAKAITDSFGKGIWKKAIVALTHAQFSPPDGLPYDEFFSKRSEALLQVVRSGASLKKDAQASEIPVVLIENSGRCNKNDSDEKVLPNGIAWIPHLVQTITEVALNKSESIFVDKKLIDGPNPNQRGKLWIPLLFALQYFFLMKPIEGLIRNDLANEKKPAWETRDTGAGVRKY; encoded by the exons ATGGCTTCACAACAACAAACTGTTCGTGAGTGGTCTGGAATCAATACATTCGCTCCTGCTACTCAGACTAAGTTGCTTGAACTCTTGGGACAACTTAAACAAGAG GATGTGAACTCCTTGACTATACTTGTGATGGGAAAAGGTGGCGTTGGGAAGTCTTCAACTGTGAACTCCATTATTGGGGAAAGGGTGGTTTCAATTAGTCCCTTTCAG TCTGAAGGGCCAAGACCTGTTATGGTGTCACGATCAAGGGCAGGTTTTACATTGAACATTATCGATACTCCTGGTCTTATTGAAGGGGGATACATCAATGATATGGCgcttaatataataaaaag TTTCCTTCTGGACAAGACCATAGATGTTCTGCTTTATGTGGACCGCTTAGATGCGTATCGAGTAGACAACTTGGATAAGTTAGTCGCCAAAGCTATAACTGACAGTTTTGGCAAAGGAATATGGAAGAAGGCTATAGTAGCACTCACACATGCCCAATTCTCTCCTCCAGATGGATTGCCTTATGATGAATTCTTCTCAAAAAGATCCGAGGCTCTCTTGCAAGTTGTAAGATCAGGTGCCTCCTTAAAGAAGGATGCTCAG GCTTCTGAGATTCCTGTTGTTTTGATCGAGAATAGCGGGAGATGCAACAAAAATGACAGTGATGAAAAG GTTCTTCCAAATGGGATTGCTTGGATTCCTCATCTAGTCCAAACAATCACTGAAGTTGCATTGAACAAAAGTGAATCTAtttttgttgacaaaaaattgattGATGGACCGAATCCAAATCAGCGAGGAAAATTATGGATTCCTCTCTTATTTGCTCTACAA TACTTCTTTCTCATGAAGCCAATAGAAGGACTAATCAGGAACGACCTTGCTAATGAAAAAAAACCAGCATGGGAGACTCGTGATACGGGTGCAGGTGTTCGGAAGTATTAG